A part of Numenius arquata chromosome 2, bNumArq3.hap1.1, whole genome shotgun sequence genomic DNA contains:
- the KCTD3 gene encoding BTB/POZ domain-containing protein KCTD3, with translation MAGNGGGFAGAGSGEIIQLNVGGTRFSTSRQTLMWIPDSFFSSLLSGRISTLKDETGAIFIDRDPAAFAPILNFLRTKELDLRGVSINVLRHEAEFYGITPLVRRLLLCEELERSSCGSVLFHGYLPPPGIPNRKINNTAGPPADVRTGQNCSESESHGGGVQPTLGGTGEGTVRLGFPVDPRKVLIVAGHHNWIVAAYAHFAVCYRIKESSGWQQVFTSPYLDWTIERVALNAKVVGGPHGDKDKMVAVASESSIILWSIQDGGSGSEIGVFSLGVPVDALFFIGNQLVATSHTGKVGVWNAVTQHWQVQDVVPITSYDTAGSFLLLGCNNGSIYYIDMQKFPLRMKDNDLLVTELYHDPSNDAITALSVYLTPKTSVSGNWIEIAYGTSSGAVRVIVQHPETVGSGPQLFQTFTVHRSPVTKIMLSEKHLVSVCADNNHVRTWTVTRFRGMISTQPGSTPLASFKILSLEEAESHGSYCSGNDIGPFGERDDQQVFIQKVVPITNKLFVRLSSTGKRICEIQAVDCTTISSFTVRECEGSSRMGSRPRRYLFTGHSNGSIQMWDLTTAMDMVNKSEDKDIGGPTEEELLKLLDQCDLSTSRCATPNISPATSVVQPNRLRESNSSLQLQHHETIHETATYGSVRPYRESPLLARARRTESFHSYRDFQVFNLPSKSPTEKAAAANGNSSQTEARKATAEGSAAERKAVLTTALEVRGTGVTDAGGCCSTEVHRLPESSLDLKRRGAEEESEAKAESKKKTGFEGAGFLGRKKVPLLASAPVLAEGGPEVAGAASPSPTKTAASPRHRKNDSSCQDYGL, from the exons ATGGCGGGGAACGGCGGAGGCTTCGCCGGCGCCGGGAGCGGGGAGATCATCCAGCTCAACGTGGGCGGCACCAG GTTCAGCACTTCAAGACAAACACTAATGTGGATTCCAGActcctttttttccag tttACTGAGTGGAAGAATTTCAACGCTAAAGGATGAAACTGGTGCT ATATTTATTGATCGAGATCCAGCAGCATTTGCAcccattttaaattttcttcgcACAAAGGAGCTAGACTTACG gGGAGTGAGTATCAATGTTCTCAGGCATGAAGCTGAATTCTATGGAATCACTCCATtag tGAGAAGATTGCTACTATGTGAAGAACTGGAACGCTCATCTTGTGGAAGTGTCCTTTTTCATGGCTACCTGCCTCCTCCAG GCATTCCCAACcgtaaaataaataatactgctGGGCCACCAGCTGATGTTAGAACTGGTCAAAACTGCTCTGAGAGTGAGAGTCATGGAGGTGGTGTCCAACCTACACTTGGTGGTACTGGGGAAGGTACAGTCAGGCTAG GATTTCCCGTGGACCCACGGAAAGTCCTAATAGTAGCTGGCCATCACAATTGGATAGTAGCTGCCTATGCCCACTTTGCTGTTTGCTACAG aaTTAAAGAATCATCTGGGTGGCAGCAGGTGTTCACAAGTCCCTATCTGGATTGGACAATTGAGCGAGTGGCTCTCAACGCTAAGGTGGTTGGAGGACCTCATGGAGACAAGGATAAGATGGTTGCAGTTGCCTCAGAGAGTAGCATAATCTTGTGGAGCATTCAAGATGGTGGTAGTGGCAGTGAAATCG GAGTGTTCAGTCTTGGAGTCCCTGTAGATGCTCTCTTCTTCATTGGCAACCAGTTGGTGGCTACAAGCCATACAGGGAAAGTGGGAGTGTGGAATGCCGTGACTCAGCATTGGCAG GTTCAGGATGTTGTTCCTATCACAAGCTATGATACTGCTGGGTCTTTTCTGCTGCTGGGCTGTAACAACGGCTCTATCTACTATATAG ACATGCAGAAGTTCCCATTGCGAATGAAAGACAACGATCTTCTAGTGACAGAATTGTACCACGATCCCTCCAATGATGCTATAACAGCGCTCAGTGTCTACCTCACACCTAAAACAA GTGTAAGTGGCAATTGGATTGAGATTGCGTATGGCACCAGCTCTGGAGCAGTGAGGGTGATTGTACAGCACCCTGAAACAGTTGGGTCTGGGCCTCAGCTCTTCCAGACCTTCACAGTTCATCGAAGTCCTGTTACGAAGATCATGCTCTCAGAGAAACATCTTGTGTCAG TTTGTGCTGATAACAACCATGTACGGACATGGACTGTGACTCGGTTCCGGGGCATGATTTCAACTCAGCCAGGCTCAACACCTCTTGCATCATTCAAAATCTTATCCCTGGAGGAAGCAGAGAGTCATGGCAGTTACTGTTCCGGAAATGACATTG gaCCCTTTGGTGAACGTGATGATCAACAGGTGTTTATCCAAAAAGTTGTCCCCATCACTAACAAGCTGTTTGTAAGGCTGTCTTCAACTGGGAAAAG GATCTGTGAGATCCAGGCAGTTGACTGCACTACCATCTCATCATTTACTGTGCGAGAATGTGAAGGGTCCAGCAGAATGGGCTCCCGGCCACGCCGCTACCTCTTCACTGGGCATTCCAATGGCAGCATCCAGATGTGGGACCTGACCACAGCTATGGACATGGTTAATAAGAGTGAAGACAAAG ATATTGGCGGCCCCACAGAGGAAGAGCTGCTCAAGTTGCTTGACCAGTGTGACTTGAGTACATCTCGCTGTGCCACACCCAACATCAGTCCTGCCACCTCAGTAGTGCAGCCAAACCGGCTTCGGGAATCTAATTCCAG ccTCCAATTGCAGCACCACGAAACAATCCATGAAACAGCTACATATGGTTCTGTGCGGCCATACAGAGAAAGCCCCCTACTGGCAAGAGCAAGGCGGACGGAGAGCTTTCACAGTTACCGGGACTTTCAGGTTTTTAACTTACCCAGCAAAAGCCCAACAGAAAAGGCAGCTGCTGCAAATGGGAATTCAAGCCAGACAGAGGCCAGGAAGGCAACAGCTGAGGGCAGTGCAGCTGAGAGGAAGGCAGTGCTGACAACAGCACTTGAAGTGCGAGGCACAGGTGTGACAGATGCAGGTGGGTGTTGCAGTACAGAGGTTCACCGTCTGCCAGAGAGTTCTCTGGATCtcaaaagaagaggagcagaagaaGAGAGTGAagccaaagcagaaagcaaaaagaaaacaggatttgAAGGAGCTGGTTTCCTGGGAAGGAAGAAGGTGCCTCTTCTGGCCTCTGCACCAGTCCTTGCTGAAGGTGGGCCTGAAGTAGCTGGTGCGGCTTCTCCATCACCTACGAAGACAGCTGCTTCACCACGTCACCGGAAGAATGATTCATCCTGCCAAGACTATGGCTTGTAA